The DNA segment TGACCTGTAGCATCACGTCTATGCATGACGCAAGAGGTAGCTGGTATTTTCTTGAGTTTCTTTTGCCAAAGAATTCAGTCAAATTCATTTGCCTGGATTTTGCTTGTCATGATGGGAATGAAGCGAATAACGCCATGGTAAATGTTCCGTTGATGGCTGCCCCTTGATGAGGTTAATCCTTACCAAGGGGGACGGATGATCTGAGATTGTATATCTCAATTTCAAGGGGCCCATCATGCAGGTGCAAAAAGGCCCATATCCTCTTGAGGCCATGGACGGGCCGGGTGTGGGAAAGGGAGCAAAGAAGAACTTTTTGAGAACCTGGGGATATGAGCCATGCTGACGCCTGTTGCGTCTCCAGAGTTTTGCTAAGACGTCAAGCAGATGCAAAAACGTGGCAAGGACATGAATAAACTGAAAACGGCAATTCATTCTTTTGGTCGAGGTGCAGGGCTACCCGGGACATCCCCTCAAAGGCAACGGGTTGCCGTTTGGGGATGCCCCATATCGAACCGGATTGCCTTTTTGTTTACCGGAACAGAACGGAGAACTTCTCCTGACAACAACCGGCGCTTATGTCGCCATTTTCAACATGTAATTCGGTTGTCGGTCTAGCTGACCTCGGCCAGTTCGGCCCATGATGTGGTATATCGCTTGGAAAGGAATTTCCGGCGCATATGCCATTTTTTGTGTCCAAGACCGGCTGAAGCCAGGGTGACGGTGGTGTTGCCGTATTGTTTGTTGATGGTGTCCATGACCTTCATGAGGTTGTGCTGCCTGGACTGTTCCTGGGGAGAGGGAGCAAAAAAGGACCGCTGACGGTTGGAAGAAGGGGTAAGATCCGTGAGCATGACCCCGACCTTTTGGAATGTGTAGCCGGGGCTGTAGATTTTTTCCAAAATAGCCCGGGCCTTGGTCTGGATGTCCGGGGTGTAGGATGTGGCAGGCATGAGGGTGAGGCAGGCTGACCTGGCGTATTGGGGTTCCGGACGGAACCGGTTGGTAGCCAGAAATACGTGCACGCATCCAGCAGTGAGTTTTTTTCGACGCAGCTTTTCTCCGGCCCGGACAACATAGGTGGCCAGGGCCTCCTGGAGGCTCGCCAGGTCACTGACCCCGGTACCAAAGGACCGAGAGCAAACCAGACTTCCTGGTGGCGGAGGAGCCTGTTCCAGGGGAATACAGGGAATCTGGCCCAGTTCAAGGACCGTGTGCAAGCCAGTGATTGTGAGATGCTTCTGTACCCATGATTGGGGCATGGCAACCAAATCCAATGCAGTCTGGATGCGTTTTGATCGCAGAAATGTTTCGTAACGCCTGCCGATTCCCCAGATGTCTCCGACGGGGGTCATGGACAGTCCTTGATGGATTTGATCGTGAGTATCCAAAACGCATATCCCGTTTCCATCGGGATTTTTTTTGGCCAACCGGTTGGCCAGTTTGGCCAGGGTCTTGGTCCTCGCAAATCCCACTGAAACCGGAATCCCGGTCCAGATCAATACGGTTTTTTGAATGGCCCGACCCAGGTCCATGAGCTTTGCTGGATCAGTGGAACGGAAAAACAGGAAGGATTCGTCAATGGAGTAGATCTCCATGTCCGGGCAGAAATACCCCAGAGTGGTCATGACCCGGGAGGACATGTCTCCGTACAGGGTATAGTTGGACGAAAAAACACGAACCTTGTTGCGTTCGAAAAAGGTTTTGCATTTGAAGGCAGGCGCACCCATGGGAATGTTCAGTGCCTTGGCCTCGTTGGACCTGGCAATCACACACCCGTCATTGTTGGAAAGTACGACAACAGGTTTGCCCTCAAGTCGGGGATCAAAAACACGCTGACATGAAACATAGAAGTTGTTGCAATCCACCAAGGCAAAAAAATCGTTGGTCAATGGAGGCGTGGGCAAGTTCATGTCAAAACCGCCTGACAATGCCGGTAACCACGCCCCAGATGACCAGCTCCTGTTCGTTTTGGACCACAATAGGCTGATAGTCGGGATTTTCCGGCACCAGCACATATCCCTTTTCTGATTTTTCCAAACGTTTGACCGTGAGTTCCCCGTCCAGAACAGCCACAACGATTTTGCCGGGCAAGGGTTCCTTGGATCGATCCACAATGATCACATCCTTGTCCCTGATGCCGGCTTCGATCATGGAGTCACCGGACACCCGCATCATGAAGGTGGCCACAGGGTTGTCGATCAGGTAGTCGTTCAGATCCAGGGTGTTTTCGATGTAGTCATCTGCTGGAGAGGGAAATCCTGCAGGTGCATTGCTTAAAACCAAGGGGATTGAGGACTTGGATGGGGAATCAATGACGGCCCGACCCAATAACGCCAGGGATTGTCTGGATGGCTTGAGGTCTATACAATTGGATTTCATGGTGGGAGTGGTTTTGTTGGCATGTATGGACACTCAAGCTATTCTGGTGGCAAGCCCATGGAGAAGGCAAGCCTTTTTTGCAGAGGTCATTTTCTTTTTTTGCCCCTTTTGTGTGCATTGAAGAAAAGTTGATATGGGGAAGTCGACGTTGGTACATAACTGGGACATGAACGCAAAAAAGGCCACTTTCTTGCGAAAGTGACCTTTTGATAAAGCCTTGGGGTTTAAAGCTTTTTTTGGTCGGGATGAGAGGATTTGAACTTCCGACCCCTTGAACCCCATCCTTTTGAATTTATTGAATTTTCTATCTTTAACTACCTAAAATAAGGGGCTTTTTTGAAAACCGTCTTCGCCGCTTGTCAAAAAAATATGTGTGCATAATGTGCATAATATCAATATGTTGGCAGAAGGCGATTTTAGGTTTGGTACATAATTGGTACATGAGAACCGGAGATAACCCGTCGTCTAAACGGAGAATCCACAACCTTGGTTGTCAAATTGGTACATATTACCGGATAATTTTCGCCTCGTTGACGAGAGATTTTTATCCAGTTATCCTTTAATATTTTTGGCTTACTCCGACTCCTCAAGTCTGTAGCAGGATCACGGTGTCCGCGGGCCGTTGTTGCCGGCGCATTTGTAGTGAGCGCAGCGAACAAAAAATGCGTCCGAGTTCACGGCCTTGTTAGGCGATATTACGGCCACCGCTTCTTCCTCAGGACGTATTGACGATCATCCCACAGCCATTGGATAAACTCTTGCATTTGCGGAAATACAGGCTCAGGAGTATTGAGTGTGTACGCGAGATGACTTAACTCTGACGTTAGTTCTCGCAGTGGAGCCAGCATCTTCACGACATGTAAAACAGCATATTTAGCCGCCTGATCGTGCAAACCCTGCAAAGCCAAGGCCTCCTCCGTAGAAAGAGGCGTCTTATCCAAGCCATGCATTATCGTAACAGTGATATCATCAATAGCAGACGCAACCACGTTTGATTGGATAAGTATTTTCTCTTTCTGAGATTTGGGAACATCCTTCTCCAGGATTGCCATTACTATTTGGCCCCAGTAATCGAGCGGATCTCTACCGACATGAGAAGGATTGAGCGCATCTAGATTGTGGTACCGTGTAGTCTGAGCGAAGTCACTTAGCAAGCTGATAATTTCTTTTTGAATTGGATTTAAAGAGTTTCGAGCAGGGACTGCGACGCCTCTCGCGTCAGCAATCTTCACGCATTGGTCATACAACTCTTCAATGTTATGACCATAGCTTTTGAGTTGCTTTTTTGTTGGCACAGCAAGATTGTTAGTTGCTATGTGCTCAATTATCACAAGGGCCTTAAGCAGCCTTTCTATTCCAATCGAGAGGTTGAACAACGACGAATAGAATGCGCCCTTGTTGTGAACGTGCGCAGATCGCAGATCGGTTAATCCACTCCCTAGGCATGAGCTAATAAGAAACCCTTCCTGCTCAAGGAGTAAAAAAGATGGCGGCAAATTTGCTCGATAAGTCATTTTTTATCGCCTAACGGCCCGCGGATGAGCGGTGTCCACGGGGACAAGTTTACTTGGACTTGTAGACAACCGCTCGATCCGCTTGTTGTGAGGCTCTTTGCGCCGAGCAACAAGCGGATGGTATCCGCGGGTCGTTGTCCCCCTGTGTCAGGGAAGTTGTCATCTCTTCTGAAGTTGATCCATACGGTTATAACCTGTTTTTTATTTGTTGTAACTAACTGAAAAAACGTGAAATACTTCCAGTTTTTGACGCATTTCACTGACTGTGAAAAATGTGTATGCTGTGAATAAAATCAGTATGTTAGATTGTACACGGCAAGGAGGCTAGAAATAGGCTAGTTTTTTTGAAAGGAAACATGCGTCTATCCTTACGCTGTTATTGTCAAAAAAGCGGTTGAAATTTTTTAGGCAGGAGTTTCTAGCCCGTTTGGTTGATTGTCTGGATAGTGGATTAACCCCGGCTCCTCAGGTTTGTAGCAGGATCGAACATCTACATCTTATTGCAATGCAAAAATATGACTATTGGATCAATCCTGTACTACTACAGTTTAATCATACTTCGAGTTGTTTTTACATTATAAATTGTAGATAGATCTCATTGTTTTTCATAAATTTCTATTAAATTGCCATCAAAATCATGACACCGAAAGAATCGAATCTTTGATTCGTACCTGCATGTTAACGGAGTAATTATCTGGACACCTTGCTCCTTAATCCTGTGATACCGATTTTGAATATCAGGAACTTCGGCATAGAGCAGGCTGCGGAATCCATGATGCTTAAATCCCTTGCCATAAGATGAGGGAGCAAGGACGAGCCCCTGAGAAAAAACGACAAGACTCTTGGATTGCTTCTTGATTGTTAGCCCTAACAGTTTTTCGTAAAACCATACCGATTTTTCAATAGACGCCACGAGTAATTTAGGCCCCAAGTTAATCGTCATATCCGTCTGCAACGTTCCTTGAGGTGGATTAGGTGTAATCTGCTCAGTAGACGGCGTGGTTTTTGGCGTCTTTTGCTGGTTGGCAAAGTTCCCTTTGGATATTTTATTGATATAGATCGTTTGGCCTTCTGAAGTAATAAGTTGCCTAAATTCAACTTTATATTTGCCGCTTTGGCCTATTTGATCTCGTCTACGATTAACCTTTGCAATTCGGCCATCTGGGAGTTTCACGTCTTTTGAGTCGGGTACAGATAAAATACCATGGACCCAATTTTTAAGAACCGTTCTTTTGACAGGCTTAAAATTTGGGATATTCTCGACATGATGAGCGCTAAGTTTCAGAGCTGTTTTTTCAAGATAGCTGCAATCTTGTATTCCTCTCTTCACAGCTGATAACCAACCTGAACCATGGATACCTCCCAGCAAACCACCGACCATAGATGCAATAGTGTCCGTGTCCGAGCCAATCGCGGAGGCCGCCTTTATCACGCCGTTGATTGGATCTGCAGCATACCGTGAAGCAAGATATACAGAAGCGATTGCAGCGACTGTACCGGCTCCACTAATTTGCTTGTTGAAACACTGAAGCTTTTCGAGTGCCTCATCATCAAAGCTCAAAGCACCTTTTGAAAGTTCTGATTTACATATAACCAGATATTTAAGGATTTCTTTTTTTGTCGAGAGCCAGAGTTTTTCATAATCTGTCAGATGCTTTTGGGCATGAACCAGCCACTTTTGAGAAAAGTTGTCCTGAGATGGTATAGGCGACCATACAGCTTCACTTGCGATTATTTCTTCGATTAATTCTCCATAACCCAGCTTCGCTTCTTTTCTTAAAGATACCCAGAGTGCATACCCATAAACCAGAGCGCCTAATAAAGCCCTTGGATGCCCGTGTGTTGTAAGTCCATCCATAAAAATGGAGCTGGCTACCTTGTCGAAGTCCTCATCACAAAGGTAAAGAGCATGTGGCAAAGCACGCATTGCGACGCCATTACCGCCAGCATCAAAGTATCTTTTTACATCATGCGGTTTTCGGTTTGGGCTCCAAGGCTCAATTCCATCCTGCCAGGAATTGACCGCTCTTTTTGTAGCGCCGCCGCCACCACGTTCATATAGTGCCCAGAAAGGCAGCTCAACCTGAGTGTAAAATTCAAACCATTTTTCACCCTTGAGCAGAGACCTGCTCAGACAAAGAATAAGTTGTGTATCGTCGCTATATTCACCCGCTTCAATAATTTCTTCATGAGGGAAAAAACGGCCGCCAGATCGGCGAGTCCATCTCCTAAATTCATGGAGGCGGCCTTGTGGTTGTTTGGGTGCATTAGATTTGCCGACTCGTTCGTTCGGCCAACCTAATGCATCGCCATAAGCTGCCCCCAGAATGGCTCCAACTGCTTTTTCAGATTTAAATTTTATTGGCATGTTATAGGCCATGACGGCCTCCACTTCTGTATAGTGTTTCCGTTGCTCTAACTCCACGTTGAATCAATTCGGAAAGTTTTGCTCGCTTAAAAAAGTCCGGAGCGATGTAAATAGGTTTATCTATTGAAATTCCCTGCAGCTTTAACCGACAAATTTCACGTTGTGCCTGTTCCTCCGAGTGAACAGCTATGCCGGTGATTGAATCTAAGGGTATAGGATCTCTTAGTAATACTTCTGCTTGGATGTCTGTCGGTGCAGCTGACAAATGTTTCGATGAACGTGAAAAACTAATACCGGGTGAAGTAGAAGCATAAAGAGACCTAAATCCATGAATGCCTGCCTGTATGTATTCACCACGTGACCTAGCTGCATTGCATGGGCAGAAGCATGTGTCTGAATGCCAGAGATAACTGGGCTTAATCAGTAAAACCACCCAGTCCTTAAATAGGTGGTCACGCTCCCTAACTTTGACGAAATAATAGGTATTCGGGTATTCAATTGAGCAACAAACAAGATCGTCTCTGCCGTCATAGCGGTCTGGGTCCGTCGGGTTATGAGGCATATTACGACTTTGAAGAGTTCTTGTTGAATAAAGTCCAAAAGGTTCGTCAAAAATGTGGGCCAAATTCCGAGACTGAGTAAAATGACACAACCTTGTGATTTCTCGACTATTACATTCCTGCTGAATTTGATTCATGGGCGGACCTCCTGATAAAGATTCCCGTCAACCGGAAGCAAAGAGGTCAATTGATTGCTGTACAGTAGAATCAGACTTGTTTTTGCCCGTGTTACCGCTACGTAAAGTAGTCGGCCATCATGAGTCAGGGCATCTGCCTCCCCTTGGGCGGCAATATGGTCTTTATCTGGTAAATTTTCAGAGTCCAGAAAAGGAAGAATGACCATGTCGAACTCAAGCCCTTTGGCCGAGTGATAGGTTCCATGATAGATACCTGGACCATCATTCCATACCTTCAAGTTACGGTGCAGACGTGTAGCTCCTGCATCCAGTTGTGAACTGAAGACCTTTTCCTGTTCCCGGTTTTTTACAAGGATGGCAACGCTCTGTGTCGTTGAGACATTTCTTGCAACCTTCAGGGTGAGCTCTACCTGTTGAGTTTCATTGCGGCATTTAGCAAGGGTGGGTAGTGCTCCGTCGGCACGAGGCGATGTCGGCTCAACTAAGTCCTTGATGTCATTGAAAAAAGGCATCCGAGATATGGCCAACCCGAGTTGGGCAATCTGTTTGGTATTTCTATAATTCTCTTTGAATAGCCACTGCTGCGGAATGTTTAGGCCCGATGAACGCCAGCTCATCCTTTGACCGTAAATCTGCTGAGCTACGTCACCAAAAAATGAAAGGGAGCCATCCTCTGGTATGGCGGCAGCCAAGGAACGAATCATCTCAGGGGAAAAATCCTGCCCTTCATCAATAATGATGTGCTTATACATTCGAGTTGAGGAGTCATTCTCAAATTCTCTCCGGACATGCAAAGCAAGATCATCCCAGTCATACATGTTGCCGTTTTGATTGCGTAGTTCGACATACTTCTCGAGGATTTCATACATCACCGGCCGCAGTTTCCGAGACAGGTTGGTACCAATACGTCCAACACGATCAACTTTTACATATTCATCACTCGATGTGATTCCATGACTGAAAATCCACTGGATTTCATCCATGAAGAATTCGATGGGCCGCTTGAAGAATTTAGAAGGCTTGTATCGCGACTCCACTTCCTTCACTGCTTGTGAAATATATCTCTTTCGCTCATCGGGGTCGCTGCATATGCAGTTGAACCGCATTTTACCCCGGGCATTCAAATATCCCCGGGCAAAAGTGTGATAGGTTTCAATCTGGACATTCCTCAATTCAGCTGGCTTGAGATACTTCAGGTAGGTTACCAGTGCCTTATTGAATGTCAGGAGTAAGGTCCTTCCAGCATGTGGCATTGATGCCTCTGACAAGTACGCGGCCCGATATAACGCGAGGGTTGTTTTACCGCTGCCAGCAGTTCCCAAAACGGCGGAATGGCCGGTAGCAGGCATGTATAATACCTCCCTCTGCTTTTTGATTGGCTTTGGTAAATTTCCAGTCATAGCCTATGTCTTGCCTCCGTTCCTACTTGACCTGCAGATTGATAAATTACACCAAAGGTTGCGTCACTTAGTCAATTTTTGAAGAATGATCTTGTTACAGGCTTAAAGAGTCGAATTTAAGCTACTATCCTAATCTGTTGCTAAACCTGTCCTCCCACACCTTTAAATTTCTCAACAAACGCAGCTATTTTTTGAAATACATTTTGTTTTTTGGTCAGGTATTGCGGGTTTAATGGGCTCATTTTGGGCAAAATGGTATTGAGCTCAGTGCCGTTTTCACTGGCAAATTCGCGTTTAAGTGATGTGGTGATATAACGTCGGGCAGCTTCGGCGTTCAGGTTTTCTGTCTGGATCAGCTCTGCGGCTTCCCGGCGCTGCTGCGCCTGCGCGAACTCAAAAAAAGCTTCAATAATGCTGGCCTTATCACTGATCTGATCCAGATCGGTTTGATGGATAAAATTCACCACCAGGCTTTCCTTGGCACGGTGACCAAGGCTGGCACGAATCACCCGGCGTACTTCATCCACCAGCTCTTCTTTTGTTTTGTTTTGTTTGTTGTGCTCGAAAATCAGTTCCAGAATATAGTCTAGGTTGATCTCCTGGGATTTGAGCAGATCCACCTCAAAAACCACATCATTCCAATCGATGGTGGTCTGCGTCTGCTCCTCATTGGCCCTCTGACTGCGCAGCCAGTCGCGGATGTCGTTGTAGGTAGAACGGTAATCCTG comes from the Desulfoplanes formicivorans genome and includes:
- a CDS encoding Y-family DNA polymerase: MNLPTPPLTNDFFALVDCNNFYVSCQRVFDPRLEGKPVVVLSNNDGCVIARSNEAKALNIPMGAPAFKCKTFFERNKVRVFSSNYTLYGDMSSRVMTTLGYFCPDMEIYSIDESFLFFRSTDPAKLMDLGRAIQKTVLIWTGIPVSVGFARTKTLAKLANRLAKKNPDGNGICVLDTHDQIHQGLSMTPVGDIWGIGRRYETFLRSKRIQTALDLVAMPQSWVQKHLTITGLHTVLELGQIPCIPLEQAPPPPGSLVCSRSFGTGVSDLASLQEALATYVVRAGEKLRRKKLTAGCVHVFLATNRFRPEPQYARSACLTLMPATSYTPDIQTKARAILEKIYSPGYTFQKVGVMLTDLTPSSNRQRSFFAPSPQEQSRQHNLMKVMDTINKQYGNTTVTLASAGLGHKKWHMRRKFLSKRYTTSWAELAEVS
- a CDS encoding LexA family protein — its product is MKSNCIDLKPSRQSLALLGRAVIDSPSKSSIPLVLSNAPAGFPSPADDYIENTLDLNDYLIDNPVATFMMRVSGDSMIEAGIRDKDVIIVDRSKEPLPGKIVVAVLDGELTVKRLEKSEKGYVLVPENPDYQPIVVQNEQELVIWGVVTGIVRRF
- a CDS encoding ADP-ribosylglycohydrolase family protein, giving the protein MAYNMPIKFKSEKAVGAILGAAYGDALGWPNERVGKSNAPKQPQGRLHEFRRWTRRSGGRFFPHEEIIEAGEYSDDTQLILCLSRSLLKGEKWFEFYTQVELPFWALYERGGGGATKRAVNSWQDGIEPWSPNRKPHDVKRYFDAGGNGVAMRALPHALYLCDEDFDKVASSIFMDGLTTHGHPRALLGALVYGYALWVSLRKEAKLGYGELIEEIIASEAVWSPIPSQDNFSQKWLVHAQKHLTDYEKLWLSTKKEILKYLVICKSELSKGALSFDDEALEKLQCFNKQISGAGTVAAIASVYLASRYAADPINGVIKAASAIGSDTDTIASMVGGLLGGIHGSGWLSAVKRGIQDCSYLEKTALKLSAHHVENIPNFKPVKRTVLKNWVHGILSVPDSKDVKLPDGRIAKVNRRRDQIGQSGKYKVEFRQLITSEGQTIYINKISKGNFANQQKTPKTTPSTEQITPNPPQGTLQTDMTINLGPKLLVASIEKSVWFYEKLLGLTIKKQSKSLVVFSQGLVLAPSSYGKGFKHHGFRSLLYAEVPDIQNRYHRIKEQGVQIITPLTCRYESKIRFFRCHDFDGNLIEIYEKQ
- a CDS encoding DarT ssDNA thymidine ADP-ribosyltransferase family protein, translating into MNQIQQECNSREITRLCHFTQSRNLAHIFDEPFGLYSTRTLQSRNMPHNPTDPDRYDGRDDLVCCSIEYPNTYYFVKVRERDHLFKDWVVLLIKPSYLWHSDTCFCPCNAARSRGEYIQAGIHGFRSLYASTSPGISFSRSSKHLSAAPTDIQAEVLLRDPIPLDSITGIAVHSEEQAQREICRLKLQGISIDKPIYIAPDFFKRAKLSELIQRGVRATETLYRSGGRHGL
- a CDS encoding UvrD-helicase domain-containing protein; amino-acid sequence: MTGNLPKPIKKQREVLYMPATGHSAVLGTAGSGKTTLALYRAAYLSEASMPHAGRTLLLTFNKALVTYLKYLKPAELRNVQIETYHTFARGYLNARGKMRFNCICSDPDERKRYISQAVKEVESRYKPSKFFKRPIEFFMDEIQWIFSHGITSSDEYVKVDRVGRIGTNLSRKLRPVMYEILEKYVELRNQNGNMYDWDDLALHVRREFENDSSTRMYKHIIIDEGQDFSPEMIRSLAAAIPEDGSLSFFGDVAQQIYGQRMSWRSSGLNIPQQWLFKENYRNTKQIAQLGLAISRMPFFNDIKDLVEPTSPRADGALPTLAKCRNETQQVELTLKVARNVSTTQSVAILVKNREQEKVFSSQLDAGATRLHRNLKVWNDGPGIYHGTYHSAKGLEFDMVILPFLDSENLPDKDHIAAQGEADALTHDGRLLYVAVTRAKTSLILLYSNQLTSLLPVDGNLYQEVRP